A region of the Candidatus Eremiobacterota bacterium genome:
GTCGTCGAGTCGTTCGCGAAAGCACTCCGCCCGGGAGGCTACCTGTTCTTGGGCCACGCCGAGTCGCTCTTCCACCTGACGGACCTCTACGAGCCGATCGTCGGCGCCGACGCGATCGTCTACCGCCTGAAGGCGCCGGTGCCCGCGTGAATCCTCGCGTGATCACCGTCGTGGTGACCGACGACTCGGCGTTCATGCGGCGCGCGATCCAGAAGATGCTGGAGAAGGAGCCCGAGATTCGCGTCGTCGGGACGGCGGCGTCGGGCGAAGAGGGGATCGCGATGATCGAACGGCTGCGGCCGGACGTCGTCACGATGGACGTCGAGATGCCGGGGATGGGCGGGCTCGAAGCGGCGCGCGCGATCGTCGAGCGGCGCGGCCCGCCGATCATCATGGTCA
Encoded here:
- a CDS encoding response regulator, with amino-acid sequence MITVVVTDDSAFMRRAIQKMLEKEPEIRVVGTAASGEEGIAMIERLRPDVVTMDVEMPGMGGLEAARAIVERRGPPIIMVSALTREGAETTLRALEIGAVDFIPKPDSALIDIVNVQRELVEKVKHFGSRGAYLRAMQAARG